Genomic DNA from Eptesicus fuscus isolate TK198812 chromosome 18, DD_ASM_mEF_20220401, whole genome shotgun sequence:
GTGTTATCATCTTGTTCTCTGCTTGCAGGACGGAGGAGGATGGGAGGCAACGACACGTTGATCCAGTTGAGCCACAACATGCTGACCACATCTCATTCTCTGCTCGCAACCAACATCCGGGTGGACGGCGCCGACCCCACCACCGTCTTTGACTATGGGGAGGACAGTGCACCCTGCGTAAAAGACGACGTGAAACAAATCGCAGGCAAGCTCCTGCCTCCGCTCTACTCGCTGGTGTTCATCTTCGGGTTTGTGGGCAACCTGCTGGTCGTCCTCATCCTGATCAACTGCAAAAAGCTGAAGAGCATGACGGACATCTACCTGCTCAACCTGGCCATCTCCGACCTGCTCTTCCTTCTGACGTTCCCCGTGTGGATTCATTCTGCCGTGAATTGGTGGGCCCTGGGGAACGTGATGTGTAAAGTCTTCACGGGGATGTACCACGTTGGTTATTTTGGAGGCATCTTCTTCATCATCCTCTTGACCATTGATAGGTACCTGGCGATCGTCCACGCTGTGTTTGCTTTGAAAGCCAGGACGGTCACGTTTGGGGTGGTGACAAGTGGGGTCACCTGGGTGGTGGCCGTGTTCGCCTCTCTCCCGGGAATCGTCTTCACCAAATCCCAAGCTGACGAGTCTGTTTACTCCTGCGGCCCTTACTTCCCAGTCGGCTGGAAGAATTTCCATACGATAATGAGGACCCTCTTGGGCCTGGTCCTGCCCCTGCTGGTCATGGTCGTCTGCTACTCGGGAATCCTGAAGACCCTGCTTCGGTGTCGCAACGAGAAGAAGAGGCACAAGGCCGTGAGGCTCATCTTCGTGATCATGATCGTCTACTTCCTTTTCTGGGCTCCCTACAACGTCGTCCTGCTCCTGGACACCTTCCAGGAGTTCTTTGACCTGAGTACCTGCAAGAGCACCAGCCAGCTGGACCAGGCCATGCAGGTGACGGAGACCCTGGGCATGACGCACTGCTGCATCAACCCCATCATCTACGCCTTCGTCGGGGAGAAGTTCAGACGGTACCTCTCCGTGTTCTTCCGAAAGCACATCGCCAAACACCTCTGCAAACAATGCCCCGTTTTCTACCGGGAGACCACCGATCGGGTGAGCTCCGCCTACACCCCTTCCACGGGAGAGCAGGAAGTCTCAGTGGGTTTGTAAATGAGCAGCAATTTGCTTGTTAAAGGGAGATAGCCATCTATCTATGATAATAAGCCTCAAGGGTGTTGAACTATATAGACCTGCAGACCTCTAAAGTCAGTGCCCAGGAACCTCAGGGTTGCGTGTACCGAGACAGACCTATGTCACTCCTTGTACAGCCAATGTGTACTCAGGGCCTATTTCAGAAGCGCTGTGGGTAGAGATTGACTGCAGCCAGCTCGTCTCAGTTCCTGGAAAATGCCTCATTGCCGATGCTTATGCTCTTGCCCCCGCCTTCACCATTTTCTTCACTCGCTCTGATTCTCTCAGTCTCTTTAATCAAGTGCCCAGTGAGACAACTGTGGGTGAAGGAAACGGGTGAGTGGGCTCGGCCacgtgcagggggagggaggcgtGAGAATGGCTCATTCAACCAGGCAAGGGTGGGGATGCAGGGAAGGGGTTTGCTCGTTCAACCAGGCAAGGAGTGGCCCTGAGCCTCACCTCCCACCTGTATTTGACTTTGAAGGCTTCCCAGGTCCTGAGCTTGGGGACTGTACTCACTTTCTGACAGCTTTGCTTGGGTCCCATGATCCTCTTCTGCGTAAGTGCATGACACATCCTCACTTTATTCTGTTTTGCCTATACCAGCCATGCACCCTACCTTTGAAATCTGTTAAGTCTTTTGCCCCACTGCCCCCATGTTTCTTGGGCCACATCGCcctatataaaaatgtatacaaatgtttGTTTGTGAAATATGCATCTTCTCTAATGAGATGAAAAATAAAGCCCTCTCTTGGTCTtgccagggaaaggggagggtgggaggcaatGATTAGGAGAAAGGG
This window encodes:
- the CCR2 gene encoding C-C chemokine receptor type 2 gives rise to the protein MGGNDTLIQLSHNMLTTSHSLLATNIRVDGADPTTVFDYGEDSAPCVKDDVKQIAGKLLPPLYSLVFIFGFVGNLLVVLILINCKKLKSMTDIYLLNLAISDLLFLLTFPVWIHSAVNWWALGNVMCKVFTGMYHVGYFGGIFFIILLTIDRYLAIVHAVFALKARTVTFGVVTSGVTWVVAVFASLPGIVFTKSQADESVYSCGPYFPVGWKNFHTIMRTLLGLVLPLLVMVVCYSGILKTLLRCRNEKKRHKAVRLIFVIMIVYFLFWAPYNVVLLLDTFQEFFDLSTCKSTSQLDQAMQVTETLGMTHCCINPIIYAFVGEKFRRYLSVFFRKHIAKHLCKQCPVFYRETTDRVSSAYTPSTGEQEVSVGL